In Halobaculum limi, one DNA window encodes the following:
- the trpE gene encoding anthranilate synthase component I: MSDDCEDERRESSTRAGSGATREGDSDASLSRSREEFVSLVESVEGPCVAYTTATLETGVEPLTAYAALSDRSDHSFLLESAEKVASSDPDGAFAPSSRGTARTDGGAENAERHARYSFVGYDPEAVLSVGPDGTTLDRLGPAAEYVDVRGPESGDTVDRVRAALPDVQRVGFPDNDRQTLDGGFVGFLSYDAVYDLWLEEVGVDRPDPVVPDAEFVLTTRTLAFDDRERSVSLVFTPVVGSDDDPGAVYDDIAAEAEAVESTLRAADPPETGGVRVDRETAGPREEYEEAVRETKQAVLDGEVYQGVISRTRTLEGEVDDLGLYESLREVNPSPYMYLLRHGDRSVVGASPETLVSVDGDRVVSNPIAGTIRRGVSPVEDRRLAGELLADGKERAEHTMLVDLARNDVRRVSEAGSVRVEEFMNVLKYSHVQHIESTVTGTLAADCDAFDATRATFPAGTLTGAPKVRAMELIDKLELEPRGVYGGGVGYYSWTGDADFAIVIRTATVEHGVSRSVADRDIGSDELTVRAGAGVVADSDPASEYEETEQKMAGVLDAVDRIREDGGTDETADDAATPEVDK; the protein is encoded by the coding sequence GTGAGCGACGACTGCGAGGACGAGCGGCGCGAGTCCTCGACGCGAGCGGGGAGCGGAGCGACCCGTGAGGGCGACTCGGATGCCTCGCTCAGTCGGTCGCGCGAGGAGTTCGTCTCGCTGGTCGAGTCGGTCGAGGGACCGTGTGTCGCCTACACGACGGCGACGCTGGAGACAGGCGTAGAACCGCTGACGGCGTACGCCGCCCTCTCGGACCGCTCGGACCACTCGTTCCTGCTGGAGAGTGCAGAGAAGGTCGCCTCCAGCGACCCCGACGGCGCGTTCGCGCCGAGTTCTCGCGGAACCGCACGCACCGACGGTGGCGCGGAGAACGCCGAGCGCCACGCCCGCTACTCGTTCGTCGGCTACGACCCCGAGGCCGTCCTCAGCGTCGGCCCCGACGGGACGACGCTCGACCGCCTCGGCCCCGCCGCAGAGTACGTCGACGTGCGCGGCCCCGAGTCGGGCGACACCGTCGACCGCGTTCGGGCGGCGCTCCCCGACGTCCAGCGAGTGGGCTTCCCCGACAACGACCGGCAGACGCTCGACGGCGGCTTCGTGGGCTTTCTGTCGTACGACGCGGTGTACGACCTGTGGCTCGAAGAGGTCGGCGTCGACCGGCCCGACCCGGTCGTCCCCGACGCGGAGTTCGTCCTCACGACGCGGACGCTCGCGTTCGACGACCGCGAGAGGAGCGTCTCGCTCGTGTTCACGCCCGTCGTCGGTTCCGACGACGACCCGGGTGCGGTGTACGACGATATCGCGGCGGAGGCCGAAGCGGTGGAGTCGACACTCCGGGCGGCCGACCCACCCGAGACGGGCGGCGTCCGCGTCGACCGCGAGACCGCGGGGCCGCGCGAGGAGTACGAGGAGGCGGTTCGGGAGACGAAACAGGCCGTCCTCGACGGCGAGGTGTACCAGGGCGTCATCTCGCGCACCCGGACGCTGGAGGGCGAGGTGGACGACCTGGGCCTGTACGAGTCGCTTCGGGAGGTGAACCCCTCGCCGTACATGTATCTCCTCCGGCACGGCGACCGCTCGGTGGTCGGTGCCTCGCCGGAGACGCTCGTCTCCGTCGACGGCGACCGCGTCGTCTCCAACCCAATCGCGGGCACCATTCGCCGGGGCGTCTCCCCAGTCGAGGACCGCCGCCTCGCGGGCGAACTCCTCGCGGACGGGAAAGAGCGAGCGGAGCACACGATGCTCGTGGACCTCGCACGCAACGACGTGCGCCGCGTCAGCGAGGCGGGGAGCGTCCGCGTCGAGGAGTTCATGAACGTCCTCAAGTACAGCCACGTCCAGCACATCGAATCGACCGTGACGGGGACGCTCGCGGCCGACTGCGACGCCTTCGACGCCACGCGGGCGACGTTCCCCGCCGGGACGCTCACGGGCGCGCCGAAGGTTCGCGCGATGGAACTCATCGACAAGTTGGAACTGGAGCCACGGGGCGTGTACGGCGGCGGCGTCGGCTACTACTCGTGGACCGGCGACGCCGACTTCGCCATCGTGATTCGGACGGCGACGGTGGAACACGGGGTGTCGCGCAGCGTTGCCGACCGCGACATCGGCTCTGACGAACTCACCGTCCGCGCAGGTGCGGGCGTCGTCGCCGACTCCGACCCCGCCAGCGAGTACGAAGAGACCGAACAGAAGATGGCGGGCGTGTTGGACGCGGTCGACCGCATCCGAGAGGATGGCGGCACAGACGAGACGGCTGACGACGCCGCGACCCCGGAGGTGGACAAGTGA
- a CDS encoding phosphoribosylanthranilate isomerase yields MVRVKICGVTNGADLRAVADAGADAVGVISSVPVDSPREVDLAQAAELTSQAPPFLTTVLVTMPETPEDAVDAVRTVTPDVVQLHGEFTPDQIGYIRAETETKVVPVVDYDDPDRARDLDEAADALLIDSTDEDGGGGTGETGDWDAATSLVRELVSPVILAGGLTPENVARAAATVEPFAVDVASGVERSPGAKDHAAVARFVRNAGRALGEAEEVYE; encoded by the coding sequence ATGGTCCGGGTGAAAATCTGCGGCGTGACCAACGGCGCGGACCTCCGTGCAGTCGCCGACGCGGGCGCAGACGCCGTCGGCGTCATCTCGTCGGTGCCCGTCGACTCGCCCCGCGAGGTGGATCTGGCGCAAGCGGCGGAGTTGACCTCGCAGGCCCCGCCGTTCCTCACCACCGTGCTGGTGACGATGCCCGAGACGCCCGAGGACGCCGTCGACGCCGTGCGGACGGTGACGCCCGACGTGGTACAACTCCACGGCGAGTTCACGCCCGACCAGATCGGCTACATCCGTGCGGAGACGGAGACGAAAGTCGTCCCCGTCGTCGACTACGACGACCCCGACCGCGCGCGGGACCTCGACGAGGCCGCCGACGCCCTCCTGATCGACTCCACCGACGAGGACGGCGGCGGCGGCACCGGCGAGACGGGCGACTGGGACGCCGCCACGTCGCTGGTGCGAGAACTCGTCTCGCCCGTCATCCTCGCGGGCGGCCTGACGCCGGAGAACGTCGCCCGCGCCGCCGCGACGGTCGAACCGTTCGCCGTTGACGTCGCTAGCGGCGTCGAGCGCTCGCCGGGGGCGAAAGACCACGCCGCAGTCGCGCGGTTCGTCCGCAACGCGGGCCGGGCGCTCGGCGAGGCCGAGGAGGTGTACGAGTGA
- the trpD gene encoding anthranilate phosphoribosyltransferase, translated as MQEYIRRVTEGEDLSVAEAREASTLVFEEATEAQIGALLAALRAKGETEAEIAGFAQGMREAARTIDPDREPLVDTCGTGGDDYDTINVSTTSAIVAAGAGVTVAKHGNYSVSSSSGSADVLEVAGVEVDAEPPAVEDAIERDGIGFMLATVFHPAMKAVIGPRKELGMRTIFNVLGPLTNPAGADAQVLGVYDPDLVPMIAEALTHMDVERALVVHGDGMDEIALHGPTTAAEVDGDEVTEFTLTPDDLGLDEAPVDAIAGSTPEANAEDLEGIVRGDVTGAKRDVILANAGAAIYVAGLADSLSEGVDVAANAIDEGDAAETFEALRD; from the coding sequence ATGCAGGAGTACATTCGGCGGGTGACGGAGGGGGAGGACCTGAGCGTCGCGGAGGCGCGGGAGGCGTCGACGCTGGTCTTCGAGGAGGCGACGGAGGCACAGATCGGCGCGTTGCTCGCGGCGCTTCGGGCGAAAGGTGAGACGGAGGCGGAGATCGCCGGCTTCGCACAGGGGATGCGCGAGGCTGCCCGGACGATCGACCCCGACCGGGAACCGCTCGTCGACACCTGTGGCACCGGCGGCGACGACTACGACACCATCAACGTCTCGACCACGTCCGCCATCGTCGCCGCGGGCGCAGGCGTCACCGTCGCGAAACACGGCAACTACTCGGTGTCCTCGTCGTCGGGGAGCGCCGATGTCCTCGAAGTGGCGGGCGTCGAGGTCGACGCCGAACCGCCGGCCGTCGAGGACGCCATCGAGCGTGACGGCATCGGCTTTATGCTCGCGACCGTGTTCCACCCGGCGATGAAGGCCGTCATCGGCCCTCGGAAAGAACTCGGGATGCGGACCATCTTCAACGTCCTCGGGCCGCTGACGAACCCCGCGGGCGCCGACGCGCAAGTGCTGGGCGTGTACGACCCCGACCTCGTCCCGATGATCGCGGAGGCGCTGACCCACATGGACGTGGAGCGAGCGCTCGTCGTCCACGGCGACGGGATGGACGAGATTGCACTCCACGGCCCGACGACGGCCGCGGAGGTCGACGGCGACGAGGTGACGGAGTTCACGCTCACGCCCGACGACTTGGGCTTGGATGAAGCCCCTGTCGACGCCATCGCGGGAAGCACGCCCGAGGCGAACGCCGAGGACCTAGAGGGAATCGTCCGCGGCGACGTGACCGGGGCGAAGCGTGACGTGATTCTCGCGAACGCGGGCGCGGCCATCTACGTCGCCGGCCTGGCGGACTCGCTCTCCGAGGGCGTCGACGTGGCCGCGAACGCCATCGACGAGGGTGACGCCGCCGAGACGTTCGAGGCGCTTCGCGACTGA
- a CDS encoding Rieske 2Fe-2S domain-containing protein produces MSADDDKYPGESGRRRFVKGVVGGAALAGVGATGSAAINSVTTSPGRGGGATEAMAIENTAGPAPRGMPQIPVEIASDGTIGGMWPEVETRQEQGRTVNIAEMDLGGMTYSSEWFQYCGVETYEGIQPQYESDNVFYVGGSPGYAWQDELSSGDALNISMFDDYETWGNGIGVTGLGKPATANWRSQDTEDTIPVAVLRSPVIEQLAANGEAEAPDQDEPYTVSDQVQTWLQASTDQGVMAWLNKCTHFCCVPAYKTEGGVKFNAANEVYCPCHQSVYEPFSIVSTLFTARPRPDG; encoded by the coding sequence GTACCCCGGCGAATCGGGTCGCCGCCGGTTCGTTAAGGGCGTCGTGGGCGGCGCGGCCCTCGCGGGCGTCGGGGCGACCGGGTCCGCCGCCATCAACAGCGTCACCACTTCCCCGGGTCGTGGTGGGGGTGCCACCGAGGCGATGGCCATCGAGAACACGGCCGGTCCTGCACCGCGCGGGATGCCGCAGATTCCTGTCGAGATTGCGAGCGACGGAACCATCGGCGGCATGTGGCCGGAAGTCGAGACCCGCCAAGAACAGGGCCGGACCGTCAACATCGCCGAGATGGACCTGGGAGGGATGACGTACTCCTCCGAGTGGTTCCAGTACTGCGGCGTCGAGACGTACGAGGGCATCCAGCCACAGTACGAGTCGGACAACGTCTTCTACGTCGGCGGCTCTCCCGGCTACGCGTGGCAAGACGAGTTGAGTTCGGGCGACGCGCTCAACATCAGCATGTTTGACGACTACGAGACCTGGGGCAACGGCATCGGCGTCACCGGCCTCGGCAAGCCTGCGACCGCCAACTGGCGCTCGCAAGACACCGAAGACACCATTCCCGTCGCCGTCCTCCGTTCGCCCGTCATCGAACAACTCGCCGCCAACGGCGAGGCGGAGGCACCTGACCAAGACGAACCGTACACGGTCTCCGACCAGGTGCAGACGTGGCTGCAGGCGTCCACCGACCAGGGCGTGATGGCGTGGCTCAACAAGTGCACCCACTTCTGTTGTGTCCCGGCGTACAAGACCGAGGGTGGCGTGAAGTTCAACGCCGCAAACGAGGTGTACTGCCCGTGCCACCAGTCGGTGTACGAACCGTTCAGCATCGTCTCGACGCTGTTCACCGCGCGACCCCGCCCCGACGGATAG